A genomic window from Treponema maltophilum ATCC 51939 includes:
- a CDS encoding RelA/SpoT domain-containing protein produces the protein MKAAESPVFYSKEELKRSYGECEPSFTLVLESLQSELKKIVSCVSTPAFKYRVKTFRSYYRKLVKLHPPRSPFMPLLTDILGIRVICSFLEDIRIVEKQILDNFTVFEVERKGADRTFSEFGYESVHMLVHIPPAIYDACISAELRKKFREPLLCEIQIRTILQDAWAEVEHELVYKSEFSPFDLPLRRKLASMNAMLSLADIVFQEIRDYQNKLNSEIDLRRTAFYEQADILSGGKLDAGGEINKSSALLKAMGNASPYVQGTVDDMLLEAIHAHNVGDLNKAIDIYTRILNAQAAANPVALSVIYKHRGMAYFAQNKYEEAKRDFLTSVEKDVNNYMALYYVGIVYSVLNEEKEALVYFDRSLRINTYQSHVYYRKALALFSLGRFEESLENLNTASSLGLRDGECEHLRSLLNEKLSAQGGRKEMLQENGDSA, from the coding sequence ATGAAAGCTGCCGAAAGCCCCGTATTTTATTCAAAAGAAGAACTTAAACGTTCATACGGCGAATGTGAACCGTCTTTTACGCTCGTGCTCGAATCGCTGCAAAGCGAATTGAAAAAAATCGTTTCATGCGTTTCGACGCCCGCATTTAAATACCGCGTTAAAACTTTCAGAAGTTACTATCGAAAACTCGTCAAATTGCACCCGCCGCGCTCGCCCTTTATGCCGCTTTTAACCGATATTTTAGGTATCAGGGTTATCTGTTCCTTTCTCGAAGATATCCGCATTGTCGAAAAACAAATACTGGATAATTTTACCGTGTTTGAAGTCGAGCGCAAGGGGGCTGACCGCACGTTCAGCGAATTCGGCTACGAATCGGTTCACATGCTCGTGCACATTCCGCCTGCGATATACGATGCGTGCATAAGTGCCGAATTGCGCAAAAAATTCCGCGAGCCGCTTTTGTGCGAAATACAGATACGCACGATTTTGCAGGACGCATGGGCCGAAGTCGAACATGAGCTTGTGTATAAATCCGAGTTTTCGCCCTTTGATCTTCCGCTCAGGCGAAAACTTGCGTCCATGAACGCAATGCTCAGCCTTGCCGACATTGTGTTTCAGGAAATCAGGGATTATCAAAATAAACTGAATTCGGAAATCGACTTACGGCGTACGGCCTTTTATGAACAAGCCGATATTTTATCCGGCGGCAAACTCGATGCCGGCGGCGAAATAAACAAATCGTCGGCGCTTTTAAAAGCGATGGGCAACGCTTCTCCCTATGTGCAAGGGACGGTCGACGATATGCTTTTGGAAGCCATTCACGCGCATAACGTCGGCGATTTGAATAAGGCTATCGATATTTATACGCGCATATTGAACGCACAAGCCGCCGCGAATCCGGTTGCGCTTTCGGTTATATACAAGCACCGCGGTATGGCTTATTTTGCGCAAAATAAATATGAAGAAGCGAAGCGCGATTTTTTAACCAGCGTCGAAAAAGACGTAAACAATTACATGGCGCTGTATTATGTCGGCATTGTCTACAGCGTGCTGAACGAAGAAAAAGAAGCGCTCGTCTATTTCGACCGTTCGCTGCGCATCAATACGTACCAATCGCACGTATATTACCGAAAGGCTTTGGCGCTTTTCAGTTTAGGCCGGTTTGAAGAATCGCTTGAAAACCTGAATACGGCGTCTTCTCTGGGTTTGCGCGACGGCGAATGTGAGCATTTGCGCAGCCTGCTGAATGAAAAGCTGAGTGCGCAAGGGGGGCGGAAAGAAATGCTTCAGGAAAACGGGGATTCAGCATGA
- a CDS encoding flagellar filament outer layer protein FlaA, with protein sequence MKRSFVLVAMAFLLVGSLAFGEKAILIDFSSLDADIVADENGKPTVNKRTVMDFSKVSSISFDDTQKALMRTSLALTDWEVQLNSSARIVANMQHSIVKSAPVISGPFQGKNVMGIRVVFPTAPVNANARIMPAFDIPAFEPMADIDENGQVVEGSQKPNAYRFRKNGDDQSAFGVLDNVGTLKSVSLTTYGYNYPHAVYVLLKDNDNVERRYYMGTLNFDGWKNLIWNNPDYVTDIRNREIKVYPLYPRGLPYAKLSGIYITRDAAHDGGDFVAYFKQIDVIYDKAVAQTERDIADEDLWGIVTAKERIRQTNEMRRFGSQQVNRFIEKSNLAKEEDFTSTVTGTNQQQ encoded by the coding sequence ATGAAGAGGTCTTTCGTTTTAGTGGCAATGGCATTCCTGTTGGTAGGAAGCCTTGCTTTTGGTGAAAAAGCAATTCTTATTGATTTTTCAAGTCTTGACGCGGATATCGTTGCCGATGAAAACGGCAAGCCGACCGTCAATAAACGGACTGTGATGGATTTTTCAAAGGTTTCGTCAATTTCCTTTGATGATACGCAAAAAGCGTTGATGCGCACTTCGCTGGCTTTAACCGACTGGGAAGTTCAGTTGAACTCTTCGGCAAGAATTGTAGCCAACATGCAGCATTCAATCGTAAAATCGGCGCCCGTCATCAGCGGTCCGTTCCAGGGAAAGAACGTTATGGGTATTCGTGTCGTATTCCCCACCGCGCCCGTAAACGCGAATGCACGCATCATGCCCGCTTTTGACATTCCCGCTTTCGAACCGATGGCCGACATCGATGAAAACGGTCAGGTTGTCGAAGGTTCGCAAAAACCGAATGCATACCGCTTCAGAAAGAACGGCGACGATCAAAGCGCTTTCGGCGTTTTGGACAACGTGGGAACGCTTAAATCCGTTTCGTTGACGACCTACGGATACAACTATCCCCATGCCGTTTACGTTCTGCTTAAAGACAACGACAATGTGGAGCGCCGCTACTATATGGGAACGCTCAACTTTGACGGCTGGAAAAACCTGATTTGGAACAATCCCGATTATGTTACCGATATCCGCAACCGCGAAATAAAGGTATATCCTTTGTATCCGCGCGGACTTCCGTATGCGAAGTTGTCGGGCATTTATATTACCCGCGATGCCGCTCATGACGGCGGTGACTTCGTTGCTTACTTTAAGCAAATCGATGTTATTTACGACAAAGCCGTTGCTCAAACCGAGCGCGACATTGCCGACGAAGATTTGTGGGGCATCGTAACCGCAAAAGAACGGATTCGCCAAACTAATGAAATGAGACGTTTCGGTTCGCAGCAGGTTAACCGCTTTATCGAAAAGAGCAACCTCGCGAAAGAAGAAGATTTTACTTCTACCGTAACGGGTACAAATCAACAGCAATAA
- a CDS encoding GerMN domain-containing protein, whose amino-acid sequence MIDITHAVNNRIQFFSKLQRALLLALIFSFVLSLILYLAFYPGTRKLFLFESLDKKGTFAESRFIPRDHPYTQAHWFTEDLLLGPQTDRYRPLFPIGTKLVSFFKGNDGTVYVDLSEEAALQKRTSSQTAAACKLLEQNLRKNYNMHKISISIAGHKVYEYTD is encoded by the coding sequence ATGATTGACATTACTCATGCCGTAAACAATCGAATTCAATTTTTCTCCAAACTGCAGCGCGCGCTTTTGCTTGCGCTTATCTTTTCATTCGTGCTGTCGCTTATTTTATACCTGGCATTTTATCCGGGAACGCGCAAACTTTTTTTGTTCGAGTCGCTCGATAAAAAAGGCACGTTCGCCGAAAGCCGCTTTATTCCGCGCGACCATCCGTATACACAAGCGCACTGGTTTACGGAAGATTTGCTGCTCGGACCTCAAACCGACCGCTATCGGCCCTTGTTTCCGATCGGGACAAAGCTTGTGTCCTTTTTTAAAGGAAACGACGGTACCGTTTATGTCGATTTGAGCGAAGAGGCCGCTTTACAAAAACGTACTTCGTCTCAAACGGCGGCGGCCTGTAAACTGCTTGAACAAAATCTGCGAAAAAACTATAATATGCATAAAATATCAATTTCAATAGCGGGGCATAAAGTATATGAATATACCGATTAA
- a CDS encoding N-acetylmuramoyl-L-alanine amidase family protein, whose translation MSVKKPEVKIRFLLCIFFAAVHIAFASAADIPQGLVSFAHIAKQTDSVLYWDSMSSSGVFEKNGHSLAFSAHNDFVLLDYAEVSACPAPVNYNGTFYAPAAFSDTVKQILENLPPEVHFRIGAILIDPGHGGIDPGAVADHKINGKKQTLREKDIVLFTARDLYERLKQTYPDKKIMLTRNTDTFLTLNQRTDIANTVKLDEHEAIIYVSIHANSAFYGKAKGFEVWYLSPGYRRTLIKNTNNDKDKEVLPILNSMMEEEFTTESILIAKYIQDGMKAQVGSLSVDRGIKEEEWFVVRNANMPSVLVELGFVTNEEEAKLLFDKNYLRKLSLGIYNGLTAFVTHFERSRGFTGAK comes from the coding sequence ATGTCAGTGAAAAAACCGGAAGTTAAGATCCGCTTTCTTTTATGCATTTTTTTTGCCGCGGTACATATCGCTTTTGCCTCCGCTGCGGACATTCCGCAAGGCTTGGTATCTTTTGCGCACATAGCAAAACAAACCGATTCGGTTTTATACTGGGACAGTATGAGCTCAAGCGGCGTGTTCGAAAAAAACGGGCACAGCCTCGCTTTTTCCGCGCATAACGATTTTGTGCTTTTGGATTACGCCGAAGTGTCGGCATGTCCGGCGCCGGTTAATTACAACGGCACCTTTTATGCACCGGCTGCCTTTTCCGACACGGTAAAACAAATCCTTGAAAATCTTCCGCCGGAAGTACACTTCCGCATCGGTGCCATTTTAATCGATCCGGGGCACGGAGGAATCGATCCGGGCGCGGTGGCCGACCATAAAATAAACGGCAAAAAGCAAACCCTGCGCGAAAAAGACATCGTGCTTTTTACCGCTCGGGATTTATACGAACGGCTCAAACAAACCTATCCCGATAAAAAAATCATGCTGACGCGCAATACCGACACGTTTTTAACGCTGAACCAGCGCACGGATATCGCGAATACCGTAAAGCTCGACGAACATGAAGCGATCATCTACGTGTCGATCCATGCGAACTCGGCGTTTTACGGCAAGGCGAAAGGTTTCGAGGTATGGTATTTGAGTCCCGGCTACCGGCGCACGCTGATTAAAAATACGAATAACGATAAAGACAAAGAAGTGCTGCCCATTCTCAATTCGATGATGGAAGAAGAATTTACGACCGAAAGCATCCTCATCGCAAAATATATTCAGGACGGCATGAAGGCGCAAGTCGGCTCGCTGAGCGTCGACCGCGGCATAAAAGAAGAAGAATGGTTTGTCGTACGCAATGCGAATATGCCGAGCGTTTTGGTCGAACTCGGCTTTGTAACGAACGAAGAAGAAGCCAAGCTGCTTTTCGACAAAAACTACTTGCGCAAATTGTCGCTTGGGATATATAATGGATTAACCGCATTCGTTACGCATTTTGAAAGATCAAGAGGTTTTACCGGCGCAAAATGA
- a CDS encoding ATP-grasp domain-containing protein: protein MKKHILILGGALMQKPAVLAARSLGCKITIADANPGVLCRPLCDRFEHADLKDTEKIIGLARRLSAEEGLDAVFTAGTDFSYAVSRAAEACGLPAHSPGAAKNASDKPLMRSCFKKACVPSPRFIEIGGQYGVSEDAADDKSLKDFLHAAGLSFPLVVKPCDNMGARGCRLVRSREEFAAALKDAVRYSRTGRAIVEEYMEGPEFSIDAFVFDGELTVTGFADRHIFFPPYFIEMGHTIPSCADDKSRLALFKTFADGVRSLGLSYGQAKADIKLTPSGPMIGEIAARLSGGYMSGWTYPYASDIDLTREAVRLALGKKPSALLDARVKVCASSDGSMPVFEVPCKRTCAERAWISIPGTVSEVLYAEKARAVSGVKDFFPRAEKNTDVVFPTNNVEKAGNVIAVAPDYKSASLYAAEAVQTVFLRLQSGKGATKEFLRMKLDTPFPPSAFSLPAEIIEKLNALPQKTDPAASCAKLELLDFLHDYAGATDWNGRTLTETVELYNELCPPSQTGRHLNLKDFWHCLIRGGLQGAVFYSDSNDGELLCQ, encoded by the coding sequence ATGAAAAAACACATATTGATTTTGGGCGGCGCCCTTATGCAAAAACCGGCGGTGCTGGCGGCCCGCAGCTTGGGGTGCAAAATTACGATTGCGGACGCAAACCCCGGTGTTTTATGCCGACCGCTGTGCGACCGCTTCGAACATGCGGACTTAAAAGATACCGAAAAGATTATCGGCCTTGCCCGCCGCCTGAGCGCGGAAGAAGGCTTGGATGCCGTATTTACGGCGGGAACCGATTTTTCCTATGCGGTTTCGCGCGCCGCCGAAGCCTGCGGTCTTCCCGCACACAGTCCGGGCGCGGCGAAAAATGCGAGCGATAAACCGCTTATGCGTTCGTGTTTTAAAAAGGCCTGCGTTCCATCGCCGCGCTTTATTGAAATCGGCGGGCAATACGGCGTGTCGGAAGATGCGGCGGACGATAAAAGCCTGAAGGATTTTTTGCATGCCGCGGGGCTTTCGTTCCCGCTTGTGGTTAAGCCCTGCGACAATATGGGCGCGCGCGGCTGCCGTCTTGTACGTTCGCGGGAAGAATTCGCAGCGGCTTTAAAAGATGCCGTGCGCTATTCGAGAACGGGCAGGGCGATCGTCGAAGAATATATGGAAGGACCCGAATTTTCGATAGACGCTTTTGTGTTCGACGGAGAACTTACCGTTACCGGCTTTGCCGACCGTCATATATTTTTTCCGCCGTATTTTATAGAAATGGGACACACCATTCCGTCGTGTGCCGACGACAAAAGCCGCCTTGCCCTTTTTAAAACCTTTGCCGACGGCGTGCGTTCGCTCGGTTTAAGCTACGGTCAGGCAAAGGCCGACATAAAGCTGACGCCGTCCGGCCCCATGATCGGCGAAATCGCGGCGCGTCTTTCGGGCGGTTATATGTCCGGCTGGACCTATCCCTATGCGTCGGATATCGATTTGACGCGCGAAGCCGTACGCTTGGCGCTCGGCAAAAAACCTTCGGCCCTGCTCGATGCGCGCGTAAAAGTCTGCGCGTCTTCGGACGGCTCCATGCCCGTTTTCGAAGTTCCGTGCAAGCGTACCTGCGCCGAGCGCGCGTGGATTTCGATTCCCGGTACCGTAAGCGAAGTCCTGTATGCCGAAAAAGCGCGTGCAGTATCCGGCGTAAAAGATTTTTTCCCGCGCGCGGAAAAAAATACCGATGTCGTTTTTCCGACGAACAATGTCGAAAAAGCCGGAAACGTTATCGCCGTCGCGCCGGATTACAAAAGCGCTTCTTTGTACGCGGCCGAGGCGGTACAAACGGTTTTTTTGCGCCTGCAAAGCGGAAAGGGCGCAACAAAGGAATTTTTACGCATGAAGCTCGACACGCCGTTTCCGCCTTCGGCCTTTTCGCTTCCGGCTGAAATTATCGAAAAACTGAATGCGCTTCCCCAAAAAACCGATCCCGCCGCATCCTGCGCAAAGCTCGAACTCTTGGACTTTTTGCACGATTATGCCGGCGCGACCGATTGGAACGGACGTACCCTTACGGAAACGGTCGAACTTTACAACGAACTGTGTCCGCCATCGCAAACGGGCCGGCACCTGAATCTTAAAGACTTTTGGCACTGTCTTATCCGCGGCGGTCTGCAGGGAGCCGTCTTTTATTCCGATAGTAATGATGGGGAACTTTTATGTCAGTGA
- a CDS encoding cytidylyltransferase domain-containing protein: MTAVIVQCRLSSTRLPSKALLPLGSRAEALVVWTMRAMKKVSADSYWLACDEASFSALSPLAEQNGWNCFVGPAEDVLKRFCLAAQKAKADIIVRATADNPFLFYEAAQASVEEFVRQNCDYFTYTGLPHGSGVEVISAQALLRADSQTPALGGDDADAAFEREHVGPALYKHPERFRCLMQSAPAEWNHPGLRTTVDTAADYRKACRLCRLLERVAAENPAAVIRPPYGSRDIVNALQTEALRRPVLLVPAVKEGRGTGHFRRCLSLASDTKLVCDILVRSEPSSAVRTLLDDALNRKTVAPEQIRSSLPEKGEYALVVADSFYLEENEIAELRTLAPLAALDEGSPYTDGIDFLADLIPPLDSKRRVNAFAPYLLPLPEKRPPRDSVRRILVCLGGEDPANLSLRAAIAFADAAKTIGAGVSAVLPDERDARAAERKGVEVLPRIDNLQAEIGSYDLVVTHYGFTAFEAALSGCALVLLATSPLHAKLSKKYGCVCLSAQALKASKIKKLLAQSSRLTPEKLRAVLSSGPSGGGEAGAAAAGTEGRPAEASGDLASFILRLAGGKNYACPICGTNSACGTCEKTGTSERNLKAGRLSVNPVIARDGVKTIRTCKNCGMFYIASLFAEKKEYGQSYFFDEYKAQYGKTYLEDFESIKKQGLRRMRYIRSLVTAAIPNVLDIGCAYGAFLSAASDCGFRPFGIDICESAVAYVRERLGFPALYAAFPDFTPDFGSEFSIHARDGFDAVTMWYVIEHFADLHSVLLKVSELVKKGGVFAFSTPCASGISARFSKKSFFKNSPSDHFTLWRIRNCRSVLKKYGFKVRKIVSTGHHPERFPYIKLKQNNRLASALSRLFRLGDTFEVYCTKIR; the protein is encoded by the coding sequence ATGACCGCCGTTATCGTTCAGTGCCGCCTTTCTTCGACGCGCCTTCCGTCCAAGGCGCTGCTTCCGCTCGGCTCGCGCGCCGAAGCGCTTGTCGTGTGGACGATGCGCGCAATGAAAAAGGTCAGCGCCGACTCATATTGGCTTGCCTGCGATGAAGCGTCATTCAGCGCTTTGAGTCCGCTTGCCGAACAAAACGGCTGGAATTGTTTTGTAGGCCCCGCCGAAGACGTCCTAAAGCGTTTTTGCCTTGCCGCACAAAAAGCGAAAGCCGACATTATCGTGCGTGCAACGGCGGACAATCCTTTTTTGTTTTATGAAGCGGCCCAAGCATCGGTTGAAGAATTCGTTCGGCAAAACTGCGATTATTTTACGTATACCGGACTTCCGCACGGAAGCGGGGTTGAAGTTATTTCCGCACAAGCGCTTTTGCGTGCCGATTCGCAGACACCGGCTCTCGGCGGCGATGACGCGGACGCCGCCTTTGAACGCGAACACGTCGGTCCCGCGCTGTATAAGCATCCCGAGCGCTTCCGCTGCCTTATGCAAAGCGCTCCGGCGGAATGGAATCATCCCGGCCTCCGTACGACGGTCGACACAGCGGCCGACTACCGAAAGGCGTGCCGCTTGTGCCGTCTGTTGGAGCGGGTTGCGGCCGAAAATCCCGCCGCGGTAATTCGGCCTCCGTACGGCTCGCGCGACATTGTAAACGCTTTGCAAACCGAAGCGCTGCGCCGGCCCGTACTTTTGGTACCGGCGGTAAAAGAAGGGCGCGGTACGGGGCATTTCCGCCGCTGTCTTTCTTTAGCGTCGGACACAAAGCTCGTTTGCGATATTTTGGTGCGCTCCGAGCCTTCATCTGCGGTGCGGACGCTGCTTGACGATGCGCTCAATCGTAAAACCGTCGCTCCCGAACAAATACGTTCGTCCCTGCCGGAAAAAGGCGAGTACGCCCTTGTCGTCGCCGACAGCTTTTATCTTGAAGAAAACGAAATTGCGGAACTTCGCACGCTTGCGCCCCTTGCCGCCTTGGATGAAGGTTCTCCGTATACCGACGGAATCGATTTTCTTGCCGACCTTATTCCGCCGCTCGATTCGAAGCGGCGCGTGAACGCCTTTGCGCCGTATTTGCTGCCGCTCCCCGAAAAACGTCCTCCGCGCGATTCGGTGCGGCGCATCCTCGTCTGCCTCGGCGGGGAAGATCCTGCAAACTTGAGCCTTCGCGCGGCGATCGCCTTTGCGGATGCGGCAAAGACGATCGGCGCAGGGGTGAGCGCCGTTCTTCCCGATGAGCGCGACGCGCGTGCCGCCGAACGTAAAGGCGTTGAAGTTTTGCCGCGCATAGACAATCTGCAAGCGGAAATCGGTTCGTATGACCTTGTCGTTACGCATTACGGCTTTACCGCTTTTGAGGCGGCGCTTTCGGGCTGCGCTTTGGTACTGCTTGCGACAAGTCCGCTGCATGCAAAACTTTCGAAAAAGTACGGCTGCGTGTGCCTGAGTGCACAGGCTCTTAAGGCTTCGAAGATAAAAAAACTGCTCGCACAATCTTCGCGTTTGACTCCCGAAAAACTGCGCGCGGTGCTTTCGTCCGGCCCTTCAGGCGGAGGGGAAGCCGGCGCGGCCGCCGCGGGAACCGAGGGTAGACCGGCCGAAGCTTCAGGCGATTTGGCTTCGTTTATTTTGCGCCTTGCCGGCGGAAAAAACTACGCCTGTCCGATATGCGGCACAAACAGTGCGTGCGGCACGTGTGAAAAAACGGGTACAAGCGAACGGAACCTTAAAGCCGGGCGGCTTTCCGTAAATCCCGTTATTGCGCGCGACGGGGTAAAGACGATTCGCACGTGTAAAAACTGCGGCATGTTTTATATCGCAAGTCTTTTTGCCGAAAAAAAAGAATACGGGCAATCGTATTTTTTCGATGAATATAAAGCGCAGTACGGCAAAACCTATCTTGAAGATTTCGAATCGATAAAAAAACAGGGATTGCGGCGCATGAGGTACATACGATCGCTTGTAACCGCTGCAATACCGAATGTGTTGGATATCGGCTGCGCGTACGGAGCTTTTTTATCGGCCGCATCCGACTGCGGCTTTCGGCCCTTCGGCATCGATATTTGTGAAAGCGCGGTTGCGTATGTGCGGGAGCGTTTGGGCTTTCCGGCCCTGTATGCGGCTTTTCCCGATTTTACTCCCGACTTCGGTTCGGAATTTTCAATTCACGCACGGGACGGATTCGACGCGGTAACGATGTGGTACGTCATCGAGCATTTTGCCGACCTTCATTCAGTCCTTTTAAAAGTATCCGAGCTTGTAAAAAAAGGCGGCGTTTTCGCTTTTTCGACTCCCTGCGCGTCGGGAATTTCAGCACGATTTTCAAAAAAATCGTTCTTTAAAAACAGTCCTTCCGATCATTTTACCCTGTGGCGCATACGGAATTGCCGTTCCGTATTGAAAAAATACGGATTTAAAGTGCGGAAAATCGTTTCAACCGGTCACCATCCCGAACGCTTTCCGTATATCAAACTGAAGCAAAACAACCGCTTAGCCTCGGCGCTGAGCAGACTGTTCCGCTTGGGCGATACCTTTGAAGTGTATTGTACGAAAATCCGTTAA
- a CDS encoding spiro-SPASM protein — translation MKTCVFLYAVQKGDFADQAWFNGSSAREKSASWAKKVDSCKAIDVIETEMSLCALLRRMERVLTENGADFAVYARADCPFLNSRLTSELIALHTRYKAEYTFADGYPYGLAPELIDAGTVRILAQLASSKGEFSDEALKRDSLFSLIKTDINSFEIETFIAPEDYRYLRLDLSCSSVRSSMACRRLGTLCADTEDADLLCETARKSAEVQRTLPTFYNVHIHSDGKAESIYEPSVPAAAMELANFKKLLDEAASFSPDAVVGLSFLGEPSRHADFILFAEEVLKRPEFSLLIETDAQSLSPQAIERIRTAAGKNPLRGTGYKAVNWIVKLDACDEATYKSIRSSGTLAAAEQAVHVLKPLFPNAVYPQMLRMKCNEDQLERFYRKWKADGTGELIIQKYDPISGFLEDRRPADLSPAVRIPCWHIKRDLCILADGRVPRCKAAVFCSHDFYGNAFTDGLESVWNKGNAELQKQLNGVYAGDCGKSDEYYTFNF, via the coding sequence ATGAAAACCTGTGTATTTTTGTATGCCGTGCAAAAGGGCGATTTTGCCGATCAGGCTTGGTTTAACGGCTCAAGCGCCCGCGAAAAAAGCGCGTCATGGGCAAAAAAGGTCGATTCGTGTAAAGCAATCGACGTTATTGAAACGGAGATGTCCCTCTGCGCTCTTTTGCGCCGTATGGAACGCGTTTTAACCGAAAACGGTGCGGATTTTGCCGTCTACGCGCGGGCGGACTGTCCCTTTCTCAACAGCCGTCTTACTTCGGAATTGATTGCCCTGCATACAAGGTACAAGGCCGAATACACGTTTGCCGACGGCTATCCCTACGGCTTGGCGCCCGAACTTATCGATGCGGGAACCGTGCGCATATTGGCGCAGCTTGCTTCTTCCAAAGGCGAATTTTCCGACGAAGCGCTCAAGCGCGACAGTCTGTTTTCGCTTATAAAAACGGATATCAATTCGTTCGAAATCGAAACCTTTATCGCGCCCGAAGACTATCGGTATTTGCGCCTCGATTTAAGCTGTTCGTCCGTGCGCTCAAGCATGGCATGCCGCAGGCTCGGCACCCTGTGTGCCGATACGGAAGATGCCGACCTCTTGTGCGAAACGGCGCGAAAGTCGGCCGAAGTACAGCGAACGCTGCCGACCTTTTACAATGTGCACATACATTCGGACGGAAAAGCCGAAAGCATATATGAACCTTCCGTGCCGGCCGCCGCAATGGAATTGGCGAACTTTAAAAAGCTTTTGGATGAAGCCGCTTCTTTTTCGCCGGATGCGGTTGTCGGATTGTCCTTTTTGGGAGAGCCTTCGCGCCACGCCGATTTTATCCTTTTTGCCGAAGAAGTGCTCAAGCGGCCGGAGTTTTCGCTTTTAATCGAAACCGACGCGCAGTCTTTAAGTCCGCAGGCTATCGAGCGCATCCGTACGGCTGCCGGAAAAAATCCGCTGCGTGGAACGGGCTATAAGGCGGTAAACTGGATTGTCAAGCTCGACGCCTGCGATGAGGCGACGTATAAAAGCATCCGCAGTTCGGGAACGCTTGCCGCGGCCGAACAGGCGGTTCACGTTTTAAAGCCGCTTTTCCCGAACGCCGTGTATCCGCAAATGCTGCGCATGAAGTGCAATGAAGATCAGCTTGAACGTTTTTATCGAAAGTGGAAAGCGGACGGTACGGGCGAACTGATTATTCAAAAATACGATCCGATAAGCGGCTTTTTGGAAGACCGCCGTCCCGCCGATTTGTCGCCTGCGGTACGCATTCCGTGCTGGCACATAAAACGCGACCTGTGCATACTGGCCGACGGGCGGGTACCGCGCTGCAAAGCCGCCGTTTTTTGTTCGCACGATTTTTACGGGAACGCGTTTACCGACGGCCTTGAAAGCGTGTGGAACAAGGGAAATGCCGAATTGCAAAAACAGTTGAACGGCGTGTATGCGGGAGACTGCGGAAAAAGCGATGAATACTATACCTTTAATTTTTAA
- a CDS encoding methyl-accepting chemotaxis protein yields MNENTENQIIENFTEIVDKTVVRYNKSVVLDFVTTHSFDIIDQAMVELQKGFDTIVAAFEQIQASGNASSSNTGRVNSMMGDILESNKKLQSEINERVSEIDEASVNAKSAAASFELLKEKTADVADMLAGIQDVSVKTGILAINASIEAARAGKVGSGFRIIANEVRSLATQTGDFTKKIEAKLAEFRETVDEINKSMTLFIDLFLRFQQSFTGVLNNFNQNAVTLDEAGNSLTEIAAAVKEQAIAMKDGLRSLEKVNGSLHDTHAILDVIQTSYSFLDTLLEQKQSS; encoded by the coding sequence ATGAACGAAAATACCGAAAATCAAATTATCGAAAACTTTACCGAGATTGTAGACAAAACGGTTGTCCGCTACAATAAAAGCGTCGTATTGGATTTTGTAACGACGCATTCGTTCGACATTATAGATCAGGCGATGGTCGAGCTGCAAAAGGGCTTCGATACGATTGTCGCCGCCTTCGAACAAATACAGGCGAGCGGCAACGCGTCTTCTTCAAATACCGGCCGCGTCAACTCGATGATGGGCGATATTTTGGAGAGCAATAAAAAGCTGCAATCCGAAATAAACGAGCGCGTCAGCGAAATAGACGAAGCCTCCGTTAACGCAAAAAGCGCCGCCGCAAGTTTTGAACTGTTGAAAGAAAAAACGGCCGATGTCGCCGACATGCTTGCGGGTATTCAGGACGTTTCGGTAAAAACGGGTATTCTTGCAATCAACGCGTCGATCGAAGCGGCCCGCGCCGGCAAGGTCGGAAGCGGCTTTAGGATTATTGCGAACGAAGTGCGCTCTTTGGCGACGCAAACCGGCGATTTTACGAAAAAGATCGAAGCGAAGCTCGCCGAGTTTCGCGAAACGGTCGATGAAATCAATAAAAGCATGACGTTGTTTATCGATTTATTCTTACGCTTTCAACAATCGTTTACCGGCGTTTTGAACAACTTCAACCAAAATGCCGTAACCCTCGACGAAGCCGGCAATTCTTTAACCGAAATCGCGGCCGCGGTAAAAGAGCAGGCCATTGCAATGAAAGACGGCTTGCGTTCGCTTGAAAAGGTGAACGGCTCGCTGCACGATACGCACGCCATTCTCGACGTTATTCAAACAAGCTATTCGTTTTTGGATACGCTTTTGGAGCAAAAACAAAGTTCATAA